One window of the Camelina sativa cultivar DH55 chromosome 1, Cs, whole genome shotgun sequence genome contains the following:
- the LOC109130514 gene encoding uncharacterized protein LOC109130514, with protein sequence MVCFCFLVDQKKKVKGSKPAAGMCSRCGRGARVADMKTSTRFCLIPIYCRSWRAIVCSFCGSVLKSYR encoded by the coding sequence AtggtgtgtttttgtttcttggtggaccagaagaagaaggttaaaGGAAGCAAACCGGCGGCGGGAATGTGTTCCCGGTGCGGTCGTGGAGCAAGAGTAGCCGACATGAAGACTTCGACGAGGTTCTGTCTAATTCCTATTTACTGTCGATCCTGGAGAGCAATCGTATGCAGCTTTTGCGGCTCGGTTCTTAAATCCTACcgttga
- the LOC104780234 gene encoding uncharacterized protein LOC104780234, whose product MASKLVVIIVFILDLIAVGLAIAAEQRRSVGKVETDREKQYEYCVYGTDIATSYGAGAFVLLFVSQVLIMVASRCFCCGKSLNPGGSRACAILLFLICWVFFLIAEVCLLAASIRNAYHTQYRKLWNIDNPPSCEVIRKGVFAAGAAFTLFTAIVSQFYYVCYSRARDAYQNPSY is encoded by the exons ATGGCTTCGAAGCTTGTAGTTATAATCGTCTTCATCCTCGATCTCATCGCCGTTGGGTTAGCCATTGCCGCCGAACAGAGAAGAAGTGTC GGCAAGGTTGAAACGGATAGGGAGAAGCAATATGAGTACTGTGTGTATGGCACAGACATTGCTACAAGCTATGGAGCTGGTGCGTTCGTTCTTCTCTTTGTAAGCCAAGTCCTTATCATGGTGGCTAGTCGTTGCTTCTGCTGTGGAAAGTCCCTTAACCCTGGTGGTTCAAGAGCTTGTGCcattcttctcttcctcatttGCTG GGTGTTTTTCTTGATCGCTGAGGTATGTTTGCTTGCGGCATCAATCAGAAACGCGTACCACACACAGTATAGAAAGTTGTGGAACATTGACAATCCACCAAGCTGTGAAGTTATTAGGAAAGGAGTTTTTGCTGCTGGTGCTGCTTTCACTCTCTTCACCGCCATTGTCTCTCAGTTCTACTACGTTTGCTACTCTCGTGCTAGAGATGCTTACCAGAACCCTTCCTACTAA
- the LOC104704891 gene encoding uncharacterized protein LOC104704891, translated as MVRQSRSDIAQLLTNGRFSEALPKAKQFCEDERRLLAYDQVDNFCASIMQNISILKRQSDVHLLPDVLKEAMAGLIFAASRIGELHELQYIKSMFFVRFGHEFDKDCVDLRRGNVVGSEIVKILDTKLPQDEIRDIVMELSQKYQTSTTADSISDGLAASNELGIGDSEAEKMKSIVRTKLLRPNVGEVEGRDRSFMR; from the exons ATGGTCAGACAATCTCGCTCAGATATCGCTCAGCTCCTTACCAATGGCCGCTTCTCAGAAGCTCTTCCAAAG GCGAAACAATTCTGTGAAGATGAGAGAAGGTTATTGGCGTACGATCAGGTCGACAACTTCTGCGCATCCATCATGcagaatatatctattttaaaacGTCAAAG CGATGTTCATCTGTTACCAGACGTACTTAAAGAAGCAATGGCCGGACTGATATTTGCTGCATCAAGAATCGGGGAGCTTCACGAGCTTCAATACATAAAGAGCATGTTCTTTGTGAGGTTTGGGCATGAGTTTGACAAGGACTGTGTAGATTTGCGCCGAGGAAACGTCGTGGGTTCGGAGATAGTCAAAATTCTAGACACCAAGTTGCCGCAAGATGAAATTAGAGACATTGTAATGGAACTTTCTCAAAAGTACCAGACCAGTACTACTGCGGATTCAATAAGTGATGGTTTAGCTGCAAGTAATGAACTTGGCATTGGTGATTCTGAAGCGGAGAAGATGAAAAGCATTGTTAGGACAAAGTTGCTGCGTCCAAATGTTGGAGAGGTTGAAGGAAGAGATCGATCATTCATGAGATAG
- the LOC104780264 gene encoding peptidyl-prolyl cis-trans isomerase CYP37, chloroplastic-like isoform X2 encodes MASPLSSSTIGSHRILFLRPSPLNRRSLFVKPKLPFNRTNYGDFRMRLLSTSSKIGNTKELIHSYDSSIDSKLNPFEAGTKNLEKLVATILIFVQVWSPMPLLGGLDSAYISPAEAVLYSPDTKVPRTGELALRKAIPANPSMKTIQASLEDISYLLRIPQRKPYGTMESNVKKALKVAIDDKDKILASIPADLKDKGSELYATMIDGNGGLQSLITSIKKQDPDKVSLGLAASLDTVAELELLQASGLSFLLPQQYLNYPKLAGRGTVEMTIEKGDGSTFSAEAGGDQRKSATIQIVIDGYSAPLTAGNFAKLVTSGAYDGVKLNTVNQAVITEDGSGKVESVSVPLEVMPSGQFEPLYRTPLSVQDGELPVLPLSVYGAVAMAHSENSEDYSSPYQFFFYLYDKRNSGLGGLSFDEGQFSVFGYTTAGRDILGQIKTGDVIKSAKLIEGQERLILPAQNNNSST; translated from the exons ATGGCTTCTCCTTTGTCTTCTTCCACCATCGGTTCTCACCGGATTTTATTTCTCCGCCCTTCACCTCTCAACCGCAGATCACTCTTCGTAAAACCCAAATTACCCTTTAATCGAACCAATTACGGAGATTTCCGCATGCGTTTGCTTTCTACATCCAGTAAAATTGGTAACACTAAG GAACTTATACATTCTTACGATTCTTCAATTGATTCAAAGTTGAACCCTTTTGAAGCTGGAACTAAGAATCTCGAGAAGTTGGTTGCAACGATTTTGATATTTGTTCAAGTTTGGTCTCCAATGCCTTTGCTTGGTGGTCTAGACTCTGCTTACATTTCACCTGCAGAGGCGGTTCTTTATTCTCCGGACACGAAAGTTCCAAGAACTGGTGAACTTGCTCTAAGAAAGGCTATTCCTGCTAATCCAAGCATGAAGACAATACAG GCTTCATTGGAAGATATATCATATCTTTTGAGAATTCCGCAAAGGAAGCCTTATGGTACCATGGAGAGCAATGTCAAAAAAGCTCTAAAG GTGGCTATAGATGATAAAGATAAGATATTGGCTAGTATACCAGCAGACTTGAAAGACAAGGGTTCAGAACTCTATGCAACTATGATTGACGGCAAT GGTGGACTTCAGTCACTTATAACATCTATTAAGAAACAAGATCCTGATAAAGTGTCCCTTGGCCTGGCAGCATCACTAGATACTGTTGCGGAACTGGAGTTGTTACAG GCATCTGGATTGTCATTTTTACTTCCTCAGCAATACTTAAACTATCCCAA GTTAGCAGGTAGAGGAACTGTGGAAATGACAATTGAGAAAGGTGATGGTTCTACATTTTCAGCTGAAGCTGGGGGTGATCAAAGAAAAAGTGCTACAATCCAG ATCGTTATAGATGGATATTCAGCCCCCCTAACAGCAGGGAATTTCGCAAAACTG GTAACTAGCGGTGCATATGATGGAGTCAAACTCAATACGGTGAACCAAGCTGTTATCACAGAGGATGGGAGTGGTAAGGTGGAGAGTGTTAGTGTTCCATTGGAAGTAATGCCTTCTGGACAGTTCGAACCTCTCTACAGAACCCCATTGAGTGTTCAG GATGGGGAGTTACCAGTTCTTCCTTTATCAGTTTATGGAGCTGTCGCAATGGCGCACAGCGAAAACTCAGAGGACTACTCTTCTCCTTACCAATTCTTCTTCTACCTATACGACAAAAGAAAC tCTGGCTTAGGTGGTTTATCCTTTGACGAAGGACAGTTCTCTGTCTTCGG ATACACAACAGCAGGTAGAGATATTCTTGGGCAGATCAAGACAGGAGATGTAATCAAATCTGCAAAACTAATCGAAGGCCAAGAACGCCTTATTTTGCCTGCTCAAAACAACAACTCATCCACTTga
- the LOC104780302 gene encoding uncharacterized protein LOC104780302, translating into MGKTAGNRDWTQIYAIYGIEQWQTLVFLLFHAFFFSLLSVLFLIYFDQICFFLDSFFLSGASRLAAGFTGAVTGLSAVCLLFAAANFVYSDVPLQYEMAQRMVSSVGDWSCVKTALDLGCGRGILLNAVATQLKKTGSSGRVVGLDRSKRTTLSTLRTAKLEGVQEYVTCREGDVRTLPFGDNYFDVVVSSVFVHTVGKEHGQKSVEAAAERMRVLGEIVRVVKPGGLCVVWDLLHVPEYVRRLHELKMEDIRVSERVTAFMAGSHIVSFRKPSELVAGPREVRLDWRC; encoded by the exons atgggtaaaacCGCCGGAAACAGAGACTGGACTCAGATCTACGCCATCTACGGAATCGAGCAATGGCAGACACTCGTCTTCCTTCTCTTCcatgctttcttcttctctcttctctctgttctCTTCCTCATCTACTTCGACCAGATTTGCTTCTTCCTCGATTCCTTCTTCCTCTCCGGCGCTTCCAGGTTAGCCGCCGGTTTCACTGGCGCTGTCACCGGTCTCTCCGCCGTCTGTCTCCTCTTCGCCGCCGCTAATTTCGTCTACTCCGATGTTCCGCTTCAGTACGAGATGGCTCAACGCATGGTCAGCTCCGTCGGTGACTGGTCTTGTGTCAAAACCGCTCTCGATCTCGGATGCGGACGTGGTATCCTCCTCAATGCCGTCGCTACGCAGCTTAAGAAAACCGGTAGCTCCGGTCGGGTCGTCGGGTTAGACCGCTCTAAACGCACCACTCTCTCCACTCTCCGCACTGCTAAACTCGaag GTGTTCAAGAGTATGTGACTTGCCGTGAAGGAGATGTGAGGACGTTACCGTTTGGGGATAATTACTTCGACGTGGTGGTGTCTTCTGTGTTCGTTCACACGGTTGGGAAAGAGCACGGTCAGAAATCGGTTGAAGCGGCGGCGGAGAGGATGAGAGTTCTCGGTGAGATTGTTAGGGTTGTGAAGCCTGGTGGTTTGTGTGTGGTTTGGGATCTCTTACACGTGCCGGAGTACGTGCGGCGTTTACATGAGCTGAAGATGGAAGATATCCGAGTCTCTGAGCGAGTCACGGCGTTTATGGCCGGAAGCCACATCGTGTCTTTCAGGAAACCCAGTGAACTCGTCGCCGGACCCCGTGAAGTCCGCCTCGATTGGAGATGTTGA
- the LOC104780264 gene encoding peptidyl-prolyl cis-trans isomerase CYP37, chloroplastic-like isoform X1, with the protein MASPLSSSTIGSHRILFLRPSPLNRRSLFVKPKLPFNRTNYGDFRMRLLSTSSKIGNTKELIHSYDSSIDSKLNPFEAGTKNLEKLVATILIFVQVWSPMPLLGGLDSAYISPAEAVLYSPDTKVPRTGELALRKAIPANPSMKTIQASLEDISYLLRIPQRKPYGTMESNVKKALKVAIDDKDKILASIPADLKDKGSELYATMIDGNGGLQSLITSIKKQDPDKVSLGLAASLDTVAELELLQKLLLQASGLSFLLPQQYLNYPKLAGRGTVEMTIEKGDGSTFSAEAGGDQRKSATIQIVIDGYSAPLTAGNFAKLVTSGAYDGVKLNTVNQAVITEDGSGKVESVSVPLEVMPSGQFEPLYRTPLSVQDGELPVLPLSVYGAVAMAHSENSEDYSSPYQFFFYLYDKRNSGLGGLSFDEGQFSVFGYTTAGRDILGQIKTGDVIKSAKLIEGQERLILPAQNNNSST; encoded by the exons ATGGCTTCTCCTTTGTCTTCTTCCACCATCGGTTCTCACCGGATTTTATTTCTCCGCCCTTCACCTCTCAACCGCAGATCACTCTTCGTAAAACCCAAATTACCCTTTAATCGAACCAATTACGGAGATTTCCGCATGCGTTTGCTTTCTACATCCAGTAAAATTGGTAACACTAAG GAACTTATACATTCTTACGATTCTTCAATTGATTCAAAGTTGAACCCTTTTGAAGCTGGAACTAAGAATCTCGAGAAGTTGGTTGCAACGATTTTGATATTTGTTCAAGTTTGGTCTCCAATGCCTTTGCTTGGTGGTCTAGACTCTGCTTACATTTCACCTGCAGAGGCGGTTCTTTATTCTCCGGACACGAAAGTTCCAAGAACTGGTGAACTTGCTCTAAGAAAGGCTATTCCTGCTAATCCAAGCATGAAGACAATACAG GCTTCATTGGAAGATATATCATATCTTTTGAGAATTCCGCAAAGGAAGCCTTATGGTACCATGGAGAGCAATGTCAAAAAAGCTCTAAAG GTGGCTATAGATGATAAAGATAAGATATTGGCTAGTATACCAGCAGACTTGAAAGACAAGGGTTCAGAACTCTATGCAACTATGATTGACGGCAAT GGTGGACTTCAGTCACTTATAACATCTATTAAGAAACAAGATCCTGATAAAGTGTCCCTTGGCCTGGCAGCATCACTAGATACTGTTGCGGAACTGGAGTTGTTACAG AAATTGTTGTTGCAGGCATCTGGATTGTCATTTTTACTTCCTCAGCAATACTTAAACTATCCCAA GTTAGCAGGTAGAGGAACTGTGGAAATGACAATTGAGAAAGGTGATGGTTCTACATTTTCAGCTGAAGCTGGGGGTGATCAAAGAAAAAGTGCTACAATCCAG ATCGTTATAGATGGATATTCAGCCCCCCTAACAGCAGGGAATTTCGCAAAACTG GTAACTAGCGGTGCATATGATGGAGTCAAACTCAATACGGTGAACCAAGCTGTTATCACAGAGGATGGGAGTGGTAAGGTGGAGAGTGTTAGTGTTCCATTGGAAGTAATGCCTTCTGGACAGTTCGAACCTCTCTACAGAACCCCATTGAGTGTTCAG GATGGGGAGTTACCAGTTCTTCCTTTATCAGTTTATGGAGCTGTCGCAATGGCGCACAGCGAAAACTCAGAGGACTACTCTTCTCCTTACCAATTCTTCTTCTACCTATACGACAAAAGAAAC tCTGGCTTAGGTGGTTTATCCTTTGACGAAGGACAGTTCTCTGTCTTCGG ATACACAACAGCAGGTAGAGATATTCTTGGGCAGATCAAGACAGGAGATGTAATCAAATCTGCAAAACTAATCGAAGGCCAAGAACGCCTTATTTTGCCTGCTCAAAACAACAACTCATCCACTTga
- the LOC104780254 gene encoding NAC transcription factor 56, protein MESTDSSGGPPPPQPNLPPGFRFHPTDEELVVHYLKRKAASAPLPVAIIAEVDLYKFDPWELPAKASFGEQEWYFFSPRDRKYPNGARPNRAATSGYWKATGTDKPVLASDGNQKVGVKKALVFYSGKPPKGVKSDWIMHEYRLIENKLNNRPPGCDFGNKKNSLRLDDWVLCRIYKKNNAGRHVDNDKDHDMIDYIFRKIPPSLSMAAAATGLHHHHHNVSRSMNFFPGKFSGGGYGIYSDGNTNLYEGGGMINNNMGTDSVPMMMMPNQKRALPVPYWPVAEEEQDASPSKRFHGGGDCSNMSSSMMEETPPMMQQQGGGVLGDGLFRTTPYQLPGLNWYPS, encoded by the exons ATGGAGAGCACCGATTCTTCCGGTGGTCCTCCACCGCCGCAACCTAACCTTCCTCCAGGTTTCCGCTTTCACCCAACCGACGAAGAGCTTGTGGTTCACTACCTCAAACGCAAAGCTGCTTCCGCTCCTTTACCTGTCGCTATCATCGCCGAGGTCGATCTCTATAAATTCGATCCATGGGAGCTTCCTG CTAAAGCTTCCTTTGGAGAGCAAGAATGGTACTTCTTCAGTCCTCGAGATCGGAAGTATCCAAACGGAGCAAGACCGAACAGAGCCGCCACCTCAGGATACTGGAAAGCAACCGGTACAGATAAACCGGTTCTTGCTTCCGACGGTAACCAAAAAGTCGGTGTGAAGAAGGCACTCGTCTTCTACAGTGGTAAACCACCAAAAGGCGTTAAAAGTGATTGGATCATGCATGAGTATCGTCTCATCGAAAACAAACTCAACAATCGACCACCTGGTTGTGACTTCGGCAACAAGAAAAACTCACTCAGA CTTGATGATTGGGTGTTATGTAGAATCTACAAGAAGAACAACGCAGGTCGACATGTGGATAACGATAAGGATCACGATATGATTGATTACATTTTCAGGAAGATTCCTCCGTCTTTGTCAATGGCGGCTGCTGCTACTGGActccaccaccatcaccatAATGTCTCAAGATCGATGAACTTCTTCCCTGGGAAGTTTTCCGGCGGTGGTTACGGTATTTACTCCGACGGTAATACGAATTTATACGAAGGTGGTGgcatgatcaacaacaacatgggTACCGACTCAGTcccgatgatgatgatgccgaATCAGAAACGAGCTCTTCCTGTGCCGTATTGGCCTGTAGCGGAGGAGGAGCAGGACGCATCTCCTAGCAAGCGGTTTCACGGTGGTGGAGATTGTTCGAACATGTCTTCTTCGATGATGGAAGAGACTCCACCAATGATGCAACAACAAGGTGGTGGTGTGTTAGGAGATGGATTATTCAGAACGACGCCGTACCAGTTACCCGGTCTAAACTGGTACCCTTCTTAA
- the LOC104780289 gene encoding uncharacterized protein LOC104780289: MQVVRRRIPSGEGVEMPGRSETNRVRRRSHGSGLRVRVACTCSGRPGSTKCARHGFVVPSDERLMRKASDGSKEVLRRALTPPIRRMNLRWLNFRPTPSRLCKMSSV, encoded by the coding sequence ATGCAGGTTGTGAGAAGGAGGATCCCATCAGGAGAAGGCGTTGAGATGCCTGGAAGATCCGAGACAAACAGGGTCAGAAGGAGGAGTCATGGCTCAGGTCTGAGGGTTCGAGTAGCTTGCACGTGCTCTGGACGGCCTGGTTCGACAAAGTGTGCGCGACACGGGTTTGTGGTGCCAAGCGATGAGAGGCTAATGAGGAAGGCCAGTGACGGTAGCAAAGAAGTGTTAAGGAGAGCTTTAACGCCTCCGATCAGGCGGATGAATCTCCGGTGGTTGAACTTCCGACCAACACCTAGCCGGCTCTGTAAAATGTCTTCTGTTTGA
- the LOC104780243 gene encoding NAC domain-containing protein 55: protein MGLQELDPLAQLSLPPGFRFYPTDEELMVEYLCRKAAGHDFSLQLIAEIDLYKFDPWVLPSKALFGEKEWYFFSPRDRKYPNGSRPNRVAGSGYWKATGTDKVISTEGRRVGIKKALVFYVGKAPKGTKTNWIMHEYRLFEPSRRNGSTKLDDWVLCRIYKKQTSAQKQVYNNLMTTGREYSNNGSSTSSSSHQYDDVLESLHEIDNRSLGFAAGSSSNALPHSHRPVLTNQKTGFHGLVREPSFDWANLVGQNSVPELGLSHNVASIRYGDGGTQQQQTEGIPRFNNSDVLAHHQGFSVDPVSGIGYSGQQNSGFGFI, encoded by the exons ATGGGTCTCCAAGAACTTGACCCGTTAGCTCAATTGAGCTTACCACCGGGTTTTAGATTTTACCCGACGGACGAAGAGCTTATGGTTGAGTATCTCTGCAGGAAAGCCGCCGGTCACGATTTCTCTCTCCAGCTCATAGCTGAGATCGATCTCTACAAATTCGATCCTTGGGTTTTACCAA GTAAGGCGTTATTTGGTGAAAAGGAATGGTATTTTTTCAGCCCGAGGGATAGGAAGTATCCGAACGGGTCTAGACCGAACCGTGTTGCGGGGTCGGGTTATTGGAAAGCCACCGGTACGGATAAGGTTATCTCGACGGAAGGAAGAAGAGTTGGTATCAAGAAAGCTTTGGTGTTTTACGTTGGAAAAGCACCAAAAGGCACCAAAACCAATTGGATCATGCATGAATACCGTTTATTCGAACCCTCTCGTAGAAACGGAAGCACCAag CTTGATGATTGGGTTTTATGTCGAATATACAAAAAGCAAACAAGCGCACAGAAACAGGTTTATAACAATCTAATGACGACTGGTCGAGAATACAGCAACAATGGTTCGTCGACATCTTCGTCGTCTCATCAATACGACGACGTTCTAGAATCTTTACATGAGATTGACAACAGAAGTTTGGGATTCGCCGCCGGTTCATCATCTAACGCGCTGCCTCATAGTCATAGACCGgttttaaccaatcagaaaacCGGGTTTCACGGTTTAGTTAGGGAGCCAAGTTTTGACTGGGCGAATTTGGTTGGACAGAACTCGGTACCGGAACTCGGACTGAGTCATAACGTTGCGAGTATCCGTTATGGTGACGGTGGAACGCAGCAACAGCAGACTGAGGGGATTCCTCGGTTTAATAACTCGGACGTATTGGCTCATCACCAGGGTTTTAGTGTCGACCCGGTTAGCGGAATTGGGTACTCAGGTCAACAAAATAGTGGGTTCGGGTTTATTTGA